Proteins co-encoded in one Pelobates fuscus isolate aPelFus1 chromosome 5, aPelFus1.pri, whole genome shotgun sequence genomic window:
- the LOC134612115 gene encoding olfactory receptor 11A1-like, with the protein MDNQTTLTEFILLGFNVSQNYKNLIFVIFLITYVITVTGNILIFGLVCSSNSLHTPMYVLLCNLSLSEIFFTTTTAPNMMHLVLNDIIKMSLAGCLIQFYLFASLATTDCLLLAVMSYDRYLAICNSLRYNSLIDISLCIKMAIWCWAAGFGFMFTLVVRVGNLRFCDPKYIDHFMCDFSPIITLSCSDTSTVQIQSFILTVIVVLLPFMIIIVSYMFILGTIFSISSVIRRQKVFSTCSSHLMVVSMYYGTLLAIYLVPSKGQSTNVNKILSLLYTVVTPLFNPIIYGLRSKEIQQTLIITLSKCYSLFYKRSLK; encoded by the coding sequence ATGGACAATCAGACTACTTTAACAGAATTTATACTCTTGGGATTCAATGTTTCGCAAAACTATAAGaatttaatttttgtaattttcctGATTACTTATGTTATAACAGTGACAGGAAACATCTTGATCTTTGGATTGGTTTGCAGCAGTAACTCCCTCCACACTCCCATGTATGTCTTACTTTGTAACTTGTCTTTATCAGAAATATTCTTCACCACTACAACAGCCCCCAACATGATGCACCTTGTGCTAAATGATATTATAAAAATGTCTCTAGCAGGTTGCTTGatccagttttatttatttgcatctcTTGCAACTACTGATTGCCTACTCCTGGCTGTAATGTCTTATGACAGGTATTTGGCAATATGTAATTCATTACGATACAATTCTTTGATTGACATCAGTTTATGTATCAAAATGGCCATCTGGTGCTGGGCAGCTGGTTTTGGGTTCATGTTTACGCTGGTAGTGAGGGTTGGAAATCTCAGATTCTGTGACCCTAAATATATTGACCATTTCATGTGTGACTTTTCTCCAATAATAACACTTTCTTGTTCAGACACAAGCACAGTTCAAATTCAATCATTTATCCTTACAGTTATAGTTGTGCTTTTACCATTTATGATTATTATTGTATCCTACATGTTTATCCTTGGGACAATCTTTAGCATATCATCAGTTATAAGACGGCAGAAAGTCTTCTCCACCTGCAGTTCTCATCTCATGGTGGTATCAATGTACTATGGAACTTTATTAGCTATTTATCTGGTACCTTCAAAAGGACAGTCAACAAACGTAAACAAGATCCTCAGCTTGTTATATACGGTGGTGACACCATTATTTAATCCAATAATCTATGGTCTCAGGAGCAAAGAAATCCAACAAACATTGATAATAACGCTAAGTAAATGTTACTCATTGTTTTATAAAAGATCTCTGAAATGA